The DNA segment AAGGTGAAGGTGCGTCTGATGACGGAGTAAATGGAGGCCGGCAGTAGTGGGTGCGCCACAACATCGCTTACAAAGATTCGCGTAAGTCACCCTGTAAGCCGGCGCATTCCTTTGCTACTCTGGTTCCATTGGTCGCAAGGCAGGTAGCGCCAGCCGCATGATTTCTCGACGGAAGAGGAGTTGGTGATGAAAACTGCACGCCAGGTTCTGGAATCCAAGCCGACTCAGGCCATCTACAGCATCCCCCCGACGGCGACGGTGTATGCCGCGCTGCAGCTGATGGCCGAGAAAGGGATCGGCGCCCTGCTGGTCATCGAGCACGGTGACATCATGGGCATCCTGAGCGAGCGCGACTATGCGCGCAAGGTGATCCTGATGCAGCGCACGTCGCGCGAGACGCTGGTGCGCGACATCATGACCAGTTCGGTGATCTACGTCAGTGCCAGCCAGAGCACCGACGAATGCATGGCGCTGATGACCAAGCACCGGCTGCGCCATCTGCCGGTGATGGACAACGAAGAGCTGGTCGGCATGCTGTCGATCGGTGACCTGGTGAAGGACATCATCTCCGAGCAGCAGTTCATCATCGAGCAGCTGGAGCATTACATCCATGGGGGTGGGCATTAGGCAATTTGCGTTGGGCTGGTGGTGAATTGATCCGCCGGCCCTCTCCCCCCGGCCCCTCTCCCGCGGGCGGGAGAGGGGAGAAAACCGTAGGGGTTTGACGACAGCCCTTGGGCCTCCCTCAGCGCGATATG comes from the Cupriavidus sp. P-10 genome and includes:
- a CDS encoding CBS domain-containing protein, producing MKTARQVLESKPTQAIYSIPPTATVYAALQLMAEKGIGALLVIEHGDIMGILSERDYARKVILMQRTSRETLVRDIMTSSVIYVSASQSTDECMALMTKHRLRHLPVMDNEELVGMLSIGDLVKDIISEQQFIIEQLEHYIHGGGH